GTAGACGCCGTACGGAGCCTTGGCGGCCGCGAGCTCCACGACGTGGCTCACGATCTCGATGCCGGCGGCCTCCTTGAGGAAGGACCGGGCGACGGCGCCGAGGGCGACACGGGCGGCGGTCTCCCGGGCGCTGGCGCGCTCCAGGATCGGCCGGGCCTCGTCGAAGCCGTACTTCTGCATGCCGGCGAGGTCGGCGTGGCCGGGCCGGGGCCGGGTCAGGGGCGCGTTGCGGCCCGTCTCCTTGAGCTCCGAGGGGTCGACCGGGTCGGCCGACATGACCTTCTCCCACTTGGGCCACTCGGTGTTGCCGACCATGACGGCGATCGGGGAGCCGAGGGAGAGTCCGTGCCGGACACCGCCGAGGAAGGTGATCTCGTCCTGCTCGAACTTCATGCGGGCGCCACGCCCATAGCCGAGGCGTCGCCGCGCGAGGTGGTCGGCCACCAGCTCAGTGGTGACCGGGACGCCGGCGGGCAGACCCTCAAGGGTCGCGACCAGCGCGGGTCCGTGGGATTCCCCAGCGGTCAGCCAACGCAACCTGCTCAACGATGCTCCTCTTGCTCGCGCCTGGGCACTGCGACGACGCGGCCGGGTGCGCGGCCCTGGCCCGCCAACCCCGATCCTCCCACGTCCGGGGGACGAACCCGCCCTCCGGTCCAGCTATCGGACGTCGGCCTCGCTCTCCTGGACGGCCTCGCCGCTCTCGCGGTCGGCCTCGCTCTCCTCCAGGGGCGCGCCGAATCGCTCACGCAGCCAGCCGAGCCCGAGGTGGACGACCACGGCGCAGCCGAACGCGAGCAACGGATACCTCACCCATTCGGGCAAGTGGTGGTGGAACGCCGCGAAGACCAGTCGCACGAGGTCAAAGGCCACGCCCCACCGCGACGCCAGTACGAGTTCCCCGCCCGTGTCCACTACCGCTCCCCCGTGATCGACTCGGTACGGGGTGGAGCCTACCGAGCCGCCAGCGCCCGCTCCCCCGCCGCCCGCATGGCCGCGAGCGGGGCCTTCGGGACGCCCGTCATCTGCTCCACCTGGAGGACGGCCTGGTGGACGAGGAGGTCGAGGCCGCCGACGACCTTGCCGCCGCGCTCGGACCAGGCGGCGGCGAGCGGGGTCGGCCAGGGGTCGTACAGGACGTCGAAGAGCGTGCCGACCCGGTCGGGGACGGCGGTCGCCAGGGCGTTCGTGGTGCCGGCCGGGGTGGTCGCGATCACCAGCGGGGAGGCGAAGGCCTCGGCCGCGTCGTCCCAGTCGGCGGTGCGGACGTCCACGCCGAGCCGCTCGCCCCAGCCGCGCATCTCCTCGGCCCGCGCCTCGCTCCGTACGTACGCGGTGACGGGGCCCGCGCAGATCCGGGCGAGGGCGGCGAGCGCGGAGGAGGCGGTGGCGCCGGCGCCGAGGACGGCCGCCGACTCCACCTTCTCGACGCCGCGCTCGCGCAGGGCGGCGATCATGCCGGGGATGTCGGTGTTGTCGCCGACCCGGCGCCCGTCCTCGCGGAAGACGACGGTGTTGACGGCCTCCACGGAGGCGGCCGTGTCGCTGATCTCGTCGAGCAGCGGGATGATCGCCCGCTTGAGCGGCATCGTCAGCGAGAGCCCGGCCCAGGTCCCGTCCAGCTCGCCCACGAACCCCGACAGCGCCGCCTCGTCGACCTCGAAGCGCTCGTACGACCAGTCGTCGAGCCCGAGCTCGGCGTACGCGGCCCGGTGCAGGACCGGGGAGAGCGAGTGGGCGATGGGCGAACCGAGGACGGCCGCGCGATGTTGCTTGCTCACTGGCCCTGCTTCCGTTGCTTCTCATACTCCGCGACGTTCCGGTTGTGCTCTTCGTTCGTCACGGAGAAGACGGTCTTGTTCTCGTTGATCGAGACGAAGTAGTACCACGGCCCGTCGGCGGGGTTCATCGCCGAGTTGACGGCCTCGATGCCGGGGTTGCTGATGGGACCGGGGATGAGCCCGATCACCTTGTACGTGTTGTACGGGTCGTCGATCTTGCGCAGGTCATCGACCGTGCCGACGTCGAGGGTGCTCTGACCCTTGAGGTAGTTCACCGTCGAGTCGAACTCCAGGCGGCCCACGGTCTCCATGTTGCCGGGCTTGAGCCGGTTGTAGACCACGCGCGCGACCTTGTCGAAGTCGTGCTTGTACTTGCCTTCGACCTGCACCAGGCTCGCGACCGTGACGAGTTCCCACGGCCCCTTCAGACCCAGCGCCTTCGCCTTCGCGTTCAGGTCGAGCTTGGTGTACTCCTGGTTCGCGCGGGACACCATCTTGCGCAGGGCGTCCTCGGGCTTGGTGCCCTTGGCGACGGGGTAGCTCGCCGGGAAGAGGAATCCTTCCAGGGGGTCCTTGACCTCTTCGTGGTTCTTGGCCCAGTCGGGCAGCCCGAGGGAGTCCGCCTTCGCGAGCGCGATCTTCTTCGTGGTGCCCGGAGCCAGGTCGAGGCGCTCGTCGAGCTTCTCGTAGACCCAGGCGTTCCGCTTGCCCTCGGGAATGATGAGGTTGGCCTGGCTGACCGGGTTCAGCATCAGCGTGACGGCGCTCTCCGCCGACATCTCCTTCTTCAGCGTGTAGGCACCCGCCTGGATCGAGAGACCCCGCGGGTTCTTCTGCTGCGCCGAGACGAAGGCGTCGACGCTCTTCACGACGCCGGCCTTCTTGAGGATGTTGCCGATCTCGTAGCCGCCCGCGGCCTTCGGGATCTCGACCTGGACCTCGCCGCTGCCGCTGCCCGTGTAGTCGGGCGCCGCGCCGAACTCGCCCTGCCAGAACTGGTAGCCGAAGTAGCCGATGCCGCCGACGCCGCCCACCAGGACGAGCGCGACGACCAGGCAGGCCACGCCGTTCTTGCCTTTGCGTTTCTTCGCTTTGCTGCGGCGTTCGCGGTCGTCGTCGCGGGAGCCCCGGCCGCGCCCGCGGCCCGGCTCCTCGTGGTAGTCGTCGTCCTCGTCGTCGCCGCCCGTGAAGAAGGGGTGCTTCTCCTCCTCCGGCTCCGGCTCCGGGTGCGCCTCTTCCTCCGGCGCCCAGTCGACGACCGGCTCCGGCGGGTTCTGCCGGCGGCCGGGCGGCTGGGGCGGCGGGTAGGCCTCGGGCGTCCCGTAGAGGTCCGGGTTCTGGCCGCCGTACGGATCGGCCGGGGGCGCGCCGTAGGCCATCGCCGCCTGACCGGTCTCCCAGTTGCCGTCGTACTGCTGTCCGAGCTGCCCGGGCGTGTCGTAACCGCCGCCCGGGTACCCCGTCTCGTACTGCTGCGGCTGCTGGAACTGCTGCTGATGATGCTGCTGGTACTGCGGATCGACGTACTGCTGCTGGGGCGGCTGCTGCTGGTACTGCTGCTGCGCCTGCTGCTGGTACGGGTCGCCCCCGTAGCCCTGACCGCCGCCCTGACCGTACGGATCCGCGTAGCCCTGGCCCTCGTGGCCGTACTGGCTCGCCTGCTGCGGGTGCGGGTACTGCTGCTGGCCCTCCCACCCCTGGTCCCCGTAGAGCGGGTCCCCGGGGTGCCACGGTTCGGAGCCAGGGCCCCGGCCATACTCAGTCATCGATCCCCAAAACAGCCGCGAGGCTTCCGGACGATCCGCCTCTACGTAGTGCGGCAGCTGTTCGAACACCGCCGCATCGCGCGGAACGTTACCGTATCGCGATCAGTTGACACCGATCCCTCCACACCGATAGTCGGAGAAATCTCCAGCGGTCACCCGCTTGGCTTCCTGCTTCAGCGCCGGTCGCCCTGTCCGGGACCGCTCCCGTCGGGGTCTTGCACCGGCTCCACAGGCCGTCACCGCCAGCCCGGCGGCCAGAAGGTTCTTCGCCCCGTTCTCATCTCTGTCGTGAGTCGTCCCACAGCCGGGGCAGGTCCAGTGGCGGACCCCGAGCGACAGCTTGGCGAGCACGTATCCGCAGTTGGAGCACGTCTTGCTCGACGGGTACCACTGATTGATCACGACAAGCCGACGACCGTACCAATGGCACTTGTACCCCAGCATGGCGCGGAGCTCCGACCAGGATGCATCGGAGATCGCGCGCGCCAGCGAGCGATTCTTCAACATGCCCCGCACATTGAGGTCCTCGATCACGATCATTTGGTTTTCACGAACGAGTCGAGTAGTCAGTTTGTGCAGGTAATCCCTACGCCGGTCGCTGATCTTGGCGTGAACCCTCGCGACTTTGAGCTGTGCCTTCTGGCGGTTCCGTGACCCCGACTGCTTCCGTGCCAGTTTCCGCTGAGCGCGTGCGAGACGCTTCCTGTCGCGCCGCTCGTACTTCGGGTTGGCGATCTTCTCCCCTGTCGACAGCGTCGCCAGCGTCGTGAGCCCTACGTCGAGCGCGACAGCAGGACTGTCAGCCGGCGGCAGCGGCCGAACCTCCGGATCCTCCACCAACAGCGATACGAACCAGCGGCCGACCCCGTCCCGCGAAACAGTCACGGTAGACGGTTCCGCGCCGGGCGGGAGGGCCCGCGACCAAACGATGCGAAGCGGCTCGCTCAGCTTCGCGAGCGTCAGACGCCCATCGCGCCACCGGAACGCCGAACGCGTGTACTCCGCTGTCGCGCGTGACTTCTTCCGCGACTTGAACCGCGGGTACTTCGCTCGCCCCTCCCAGAAGTTCACGAACGCCCCCTGCAAGTGCCTCAGGGCCTGCTGCAGAGGGACAGAGGACACCTCGCTCAGGTAGGCGAGTCCTTCGGCCTTCTTCCAGTTGGTGAGCATCGCCGAAGTCTGAACATAATTCACGCGTTCACACCTCTGGGACCACGCCTCGGTGCGAGCTTGGAGAGCCAGGTTGTAGACCTTTCGCACACACCCGAACGTGCGAGACAGCTCTGCCGCCTGCGCATCGGTCGGATAGAAACGGAACTTGAAGGCCCGTCTCACACGCTTGCCCTTCACAGCTCGCACGTTAGCGCCGCAGTCGCTGAACGAAGCGAAAACAAGAGAAGTCAGATAATCACTTCGACACCCTCGCCGGGCGGATTACCTGATACCCGTTCGGACTCAAGAGCGTTCTGAAGGATGATCACGGCGGCGGCCTGGTCGATGACGGACCGCCCCTTCTTCGCCTTCACGCCCGAGGCCCGCAGGCCCTGGGTCGCGGTGACGGTGGTCATCCGCTCGTCGACGAGGCGGACCGGGACCGGGGCGATGCCCTTGGCCATCTCCCGGGCGAAGGCGCGGACCTTGGTCGCGGCCGGGCCCTCCCGCCCGCTGAGCGAGCGGGGCAGGCCCACGACGACCTCGATCGGCTCGTACTCCTCGACGATCTGGCGGAGCCGCCGGTGGGCGGCCGGGACGTCGCGTCCCGGCACGGTCTCCACCGGCGTGGCGAGGACCCCGTCGGGGTCGCACGAGGCGACCCCGATCCGGGCGTCCCCGACGTCGACCGCGAGACGGCGGCCGCGGCGCATCGTCACGCCGTCTCCACCACGAGGCGCTCGACCGCGGCGATGGCCTCGCCGACGGCCTCCGGGTTCTGGCCGCCGCCCTGGGCGACGTCCGGCTTGCCGCCGCCACCGCCGCCGAGGGTCTTGGCGGCCGTGCGGACCAGCTCGCCGGCCTTGAGGCCGCGCTCGCGGGCGGCCTCGTTGGTGGCGATGACCGTCAGCGGCTTGCCGCCCACCGTGGTGAACAGGGCCACGACGGCCGGGCGGTCCGAGGGGATGCGGCCGCGGACGTCGAGGACCAGCTTGCGCAGGTCGTCGGCGCCGGTGCCGTCCGGGACCTGCCCGGTGACGAGGGCGACGCCGCGGATGTCGCGGGCGGAGTCGACGAGACCGGCGGCGGCCTGCAGGACCTTCTCCGCGCGGAACTTCTCGATCTCCTTCTCGGCGTCCTTCAGCTTGCCGAGCATGGAGGAGATCTTCTCCGGCAGCTCCTCCGGGCGGCCCTTGACGAGCTCCTGGAGCTGGGCGACGACCGTGTGCTCGCGGGCGAGGAAGTTGTACGCGTCGACGCCGACGAGGGCCTCGATGCGGCGCACGCCGGAGCCGATGGACGACTCGCCGAGCAGCTTCACCAGGCCCAGCTGGGCGGTGTTGTTGACGTGCGTGCCGCCGCACAGCTCCTTGGAGAAGTCGCCGATGGTGACGACGCGGACCTGCTCGCCGTACTTCTCGCCGAACTCGGCGATGGCACCCTGGCGCTTGGCCTCGTTGATCGGCATGACCTCGGCGTGGACCTCCAGCTCGCGCGAGAGGACCTCGTTGATCTTCTGCTCGACGTCGGTGAGGACCGTGCCGGGAACGGCGTTCGGCGAGCCGAAGTCGAAGCGGAAGCGGCCGGGCTGGTTCTCGGAACCGGCCTGGGCGGCCGTCGGGCCGAGGGCGTCGCGCAGCGCCTGGTGGGTGAGGTGCGTGGCGGAGTGGGCGCGGGCGATGGCCCGGCGGCGCTTGACGTCGATGGTGGCGTAGGCGGTGGAGCCCACGGTCACCTCGCCGACCTGCACCGAACCCTTGTGGACCGAGACGCCCGGGACCGGCTGCTGGACGTCGCGGACCTCGATGACGGCACCGCTGTGCAGCTTGATGCGGCCCTGGTCGGCGATCTGGCCGCCGCCCTCGGCGTAGAACGGGGTGCGGTCGAGGACGACCTCGACCTCGTCGCCCTCGGAGGCGGCCGGCGAGGGGACGCCGTTCACGAGGAGGCCGACGACCGTGGTCTCGCCCTCGGTGTTGGTGTAACCGGTGAACTGGGTGGCGCCGTTGGTGTCGGCGATCTCCCGGTACGCGGTCATGTCGGCGTGGCCGGTCTTCTTGGCCTTGGCGTCGGCCTTGGCCCGGTCCCGCTGCTCCTTCATCAGGCGGCGGAAGCCGTCCTCGTCCACGGAGAGGCCCTGCTCGGCGGCCATCTCCAGGGTGAGGTCGATCGGGAAGCCCCAGGTGTCGTGGAGCAGGAAGGCCTTCTCGCCGGCGAGGACCGTGCCGCCGGCGGCCTTGGTCTCGGTGACGGCGGTGTCGAGGATGTTGGTGCCGCCCTTGAGGGCCTTCAGGAAGGCGGCCTCTTCGGCGAGGGCGACGGTCTCGATGCGCTTGCGGTCGGTGACCAGCTCCGGGTACTGCTCGCCCATCGTGTTGATCACGGTGTCGACGAGGTCCTGGACGACCGGGCCGGTGGCGCCGAGGAGGCGCATGTTGCGGACGGCGCGGCGCATGATGCGGCGCAGCACGTAGCCGCGGCCCTCGTTGCCCGGGGTGACGCCGTCGCCGATGAGCATGACGGACGTACGCATGTGGTCGGCGACCACGCGCAGCGAGACGTCGCTGTCGTGGGCCTTGCCGTAGGCGACGCCGGTGAGCTCGGTGGCCTTGTCGATGACGACCTTGAGGGTGTCCGTCTCGTACATGTTCTGGACGCCCTGGAGGATCATCGCCAGGCGCTCGAGGCCGAGGCCCGTGTCGATGTTCTTCGACGGCAGCTCGCCGAGGATCGGGAAGTCCTCCTTGCCGGAGCCCTCACCGCGCTCGTACTGCATGAAGACCAGGTTCCAGATCTCCACGTACCGCTCGTCGTTGACGGCCGGGCCGCCCTCGACGCCGAAGTCGGGGCCGCGGTCGTAGTTGATCTCGGAGCAGGGGCCGCAGGGGCCGGGGACGCCCATGGACCAGTAGTTGTCCTTCTTGCCGAGGCGCTGGATGCGCTCGGCCGGGACGCCGATGACGTCGCGCCAGATCTGCTCGGCCTCGTCGTCCTCCTTGTAGACGGTGATCCAGAGCTTCTCCGGCTCCAGCCCGTAGCCGCCGTGCTCCACCGGGGTGGTCAGCAGCTCCCAGGCGAGCTTGATGGCGCCTTCCTTGAAGTAGTC
The DNA window shown above is from Streptomyces vietnamensis and carries:
- the mltG gene encoding endolytic transglycosylase MltG; translated protein: MTEYGRGPGSEPWHPGDPLYGDQGWEGQQQYPHPQQASQYGHEGQGYADPYGQGGGQGYGGDPYQQQAQQQYQQQPPQQQYVDPQYQQHHQQQFQQPQQYETGYPGGGYDTPGQLGQQYDGNWETGQAAMAYGAPPADPYGGQNPDLYGTPEAYPPPQPPGRRQNPPEPVVDWAPEEEAHPEPEPEEEKHPFFTGGDDEDDDYHEEPGRGRGRGSRDDDRERRSKAKKRKGKNGVACLVVALVLVGGVGGIGYFGYQFWQGEFGAAPDYTGSGSGEVQVEIPKAAGGYEIGNILKKAGVVKSVDAFVSAQQKNPRGLSIQAGAYTLKKEMSAESAVTLMLNPVSQANLIIPEGKRNAWVYEKLDERLDLAPGTTKKIALAKADSLGLPDWAKNHEEVKDPLEGFLFPASYPVAKGTKPEDALRKMVSRANQEYTKLDLNAKAKALGLKGPWELVTVASLVQVEGKYKHDFDKVARVVYNRLKPGNMETVGRLEFDSTVNYLKGQSTLDVGTVDDLRKIDDPYNTYKVIGLIPGPISNPGIEAVNSAMNPADGPWYYFVSINENKTVFSVTNEEHNRNVAEYEKQRKQGQ
- the ruvX gene encoding Holliday junction resolvase RuvX; protein product: MRRGRRLAVDVGDARIGVASCDPDGVLATPVETVPGRDVPAAHRRLRQIVEEYEPIEVVVGLPRSLSGREGPAATKVRAFAREMAKGIAPVPVRLVDERMTTVTATQGLRASGVKAKKGRSVIDQAAAVIILQNALESERVSGNPPGEGVEVII
- a CDS encoding shikimate dehydrogenase, translating into MSKQHRAAVLGSPIAHSLSPVLHRAAYAELGLDDWSYERFEVDEAALSGFVGELDGTWAGLSLTMPLKRAIIPLLDEISDTAASVEAVNTVVFREDGRRVGDNTDIPGMIAALRERGVEKVESAAVLGAGATASSALAALARICAGPVTAYVRSEARAEEMRGWGERLGVDVRTADWDDAAEAFASPLVIATTPAGTTNALATAVPDRVGTLFDVLYDPWPTPLAAAWSERGGKVVGGLDLLVHQAVLQVEQMTGVPKAPLAAMRAAGERALAAR
- the alaS gene encoding alanine--tRNA ligase, whose translation is MESAEIRRRWLSFFEERGHTVVPSASLIADDPTLLLVPAGMVPFKPYFLGEVKPPFTRASSVQKCVRTPDIEEVGKTTRHGTFFQMCGNFSFGDYFKEGAIKLAWELLTTPVEHGGYGLEPEKLWITVYKEDDEAEQIWRDVIGVPAERIQRLGKKDNYWSMGVPGPCGPCSEINYDRGPDFGVEGGPAVNDERYVEIWNLVFMQYERGEGSGKEDFPILGELPSKNIDTGLGLERLAMILQGVQNMYETDTLKVVIDKATELTGVAYGKAHDSDVSLRVVADHMRTSVMLIGDGVTPGNEGRGYVLRRIMRRAVRNMRLLGATGPVVQDLVDTVINTMGEQYPELVTDRKRIETVALAEEAAFLKALKGGTNILDTAVTETKAAGGTVLAGEKAFLLHDTWGFPIDLTLEMAAEQGLSVDEDGFRRLMKEQRDRAKADAKAKKTGHADMTAYREIADTNGATQFTGYTNTEGETTVVGLLVNGVPSPAASEGDEVEVVLDRTPFYAEGGGQIADQGRIKLHSGAVIEVRDVQQPVPGVSVHKGSVQVGEVTVGSTAYATIDVKRRRAIARAHSATHLTHQALRDALGPTAAQAGSENQPGRFRFDFGSPNAVPGTVLTDVEQKINEVLSRELEVHAEVMPINEAKRQGAIAEFGEKYGEQVRVVTIGDFSKELCGGTHVNNTAQLGLVKLLGESSIGSGVRRIEALVGVDAYNFLAREHTVVAQLQELVKGRPEELPEKISSMLGKLKDAEKEIEKFRAEKVLQAAAGLVDSARDIRGVALVTGQVPDGTGADDLRKLVLDVRGRIPSDRPAVVALFTTVGGKPLTVIATNEAARERGLKAGELVRTAAKTLGGGGGGKPDVAQGGGQNPEAVGEAIAAVERLVVETA
- a CDS encoding RNA-guided endonuclease InsQ/TnpB family protein translates to MKGKRVRRAFKFRFYPTDAQAAELSRTFGCVRKVYNLALQARTEAWSQRCERVNYVQTSAMLTNWKKAEGLAYLSEVSSVPLQQALRHLQGAFVNFWEGRAKYPRFKSRKKSRATAEYTRSAFRWRDGRLTLAKLSEPLRIVWSRALPPGAEPSTVTVSRDGVGRWFVSLLVEDPEVRPLPPADSPAVALDVGLTTLATLSTGEKIANPKYERRDRKRLARAQRKLARKQSGSRNRQKAQLKVARVHAKISDRRRDYLHKLTTRLVRENQMIVIEDLNVRGMLKNRSLARAISDASWSELRAMLGYKCHWYGRRLVVINQWYPSSKTCSNCGYVLAKLSLGVRHWTCPGCGTTHDRDENGAKNLLAAGLAVTACGAGARPRRERSRTGRPALKQEAKRVTAGDFSDYRCGGIGVN